One stretch of Excalfactoria chinensis isolate bCotChi1 chromosome 2, bCotChi1.hap2, whole genome shotgun sequence DNA includes these proteins:
- the TOP1MT gene encoding DNA topoisomerase I, mitochondrial isoform X2 — protein sequence MGVSKTKKTKDSSSRKQKSKLKKEQEMPRTTRVKEQPEERSCMGQTAVLKGKKKVKEKPLQENTISSSLRHEVAQEKDLSSSWKNGIQEKEAAASVLEETDSILRQGSSMELKDSSRSKSKARREGPAVGQKLSKTEDKVRLLKSSRGDDGVAAFLSGEPGASGLAVKVTALREGVKKELDPHVPKQKEDAKNLKRKKETEKKKEEPKKQRENSLRKGESKRDTLEESLGSAMEGIREENGAGEHENCEVRQGKAKEGSSSTQERADEREKQKEGRGEKRKKVKTEGEEKQGRKKLKKEKKVEEKQKLARLGEELEVGDIGKEDEGGKGLKEEEVDEQGEDKACGQIQSMEIEEKEVGKGDVLEKKQKTKEKKPKEKEKGKKDKEKSKEEETPKKTQKRKSKDDGVENDPKKVKKEEKEKEKKEETENKWKWWEEEKTNDGVKWKQLEHKGPYFVPLYEPLPDDVQFYYDGKPLKLSLATEEIATFYAKMLDHEYTTKEVFQNNFFNDWRKEMTPQEQEIIKQLDKCDFREIHKYFVDKNEARKALSKEEKQKLKEEADKIQEEYGYCILDGHREKIGNFKTEPPGLFRGRGDHPKMGMLKKRIMPEDVIINCSKDSKIPEPPVGHKWKEVRFDNTVTWLASWTENIQNSLKYIMLNPSSKLKGEKDWQKFEVARRLKDVVHKIRAQYQADWKSKEVKKRQRAVALYFIDKLALRAGNEKEEGETADTVGCCSLRVEHIKLHSKLDGQEHVVEFDFLGKDSIRYYNKVSVEKPVFKNLQLFMKNKDPGDDLFDRLSTAVLNKHLQKLMNGLTAKVFRTYNASITLQEQLKALTNPDDNVAGKLLSYNRANRAVAILCNHQKSTPKTFEKSMQNLQTKIDAKKEQLEKAQKELEEAEDEFKDKKDAKAEANVQKKKKLLERLKEQLANLSVQATDKEENKQIALGTSKLNYLDPRISIAWCKKFGVPIEKIFNKTQREKFAWAIDMTDEDFEF from the exons ATGGGAGTCTCAAAGACCAAGAAGACAAAGGACAGCAGCAGTCG aaagcaaaagagcaAGTTGAAGAAGGAGCAGGAGATGCCGAGGACAACTCGGGTGAAGGAACAACCAGAAGAAAGATCATGCATGGGGCAG ACTGCTGtgctgaaagggaagaagaaagtcaAAGAGAAACCACTGCAGGAGAACACCATCAGTAG CTCTCTAAGGCATGAGGTTGCACAAGAGAAAGATCTCAGCTCAAGCTGGAAGAATGGGATTCAAGAGAAGGAGGCAGCTGCATCCGTATTG GAGGAAACTGATTCTATTCTCCGTCAAGGGTCATCAATGGAACTGAAGGACTCCTCTAG GTCAAAGAGTAAAGCCCGGAGAGAGGGACCTGCAGTGGGACAGAAACTCTCAAAGACAGAGGACAAAGTTAGG ctcctcaagTCCAGTAGAGGTGATGATGGCGTGGCTGCATTCCTCTCTGGAGAGCCTGGGGCTTCAGGGTTGGCTGTGAAGGTCACTGCATTGAGGGAGGGTGTGAAGAAGGAGCTAGATCCCCATGTCCCAAAGCAGAAAGAGGATGccaaaaatctgaaaagaaaaaaagaaacagagaagaagaaggaagagccGAAGAAGCAGAGGGAGAATTCgttgagaaaaggagagagcaaAAGGGATACGTTAGAGGAAAGCCTTGGGAGCGCGATGGAGGGCATCAGGGAGGAAAATGGTGCTGGTGAGCATGAGAATTGTGAAGTCAGACAGGGTAAAGCTaaggaagggagcagcagcacacaggaaaGAGCTGAtgagagggaaaagcagaaggaggggagaggggagaagcGCAAGAAGGTTAAAACggagggagaggagaagcaggggaggaagaaactcaagaaggagaaaaaggtggAAGAGAAGCAAAAGCTGGCAAGGTTGGGTGAGGAATTAGAAGTGGGAGATAtaggaaaggaagatgaaggtGGAAAAGGActgaaggaggaggaggtggatgaACAAGGAGAAGATAAAGCATGTGGGCAGATTCAGAGCATGGAGATTGAGGAAAAGGAAGTGGGGAAAGGAGATGTGttggagaaaaagcagaaaaccaaggagaaaaagccaaaagagaaagagaaggggaagaaagataaagagaagagcaaagaggaaGAGACCCCAAAGAAAacccagaaaagaaaatccaaggATGATGGTGTGGAGAATGACCCTAAAAAGgttaaaaaggaggaaaaagagaaagaaaagaaagaagaaacagaaaacaagtggAAATG GTGGGAAGAGGAGAAGACAAATGATGGGGTGAAGTGGAAACAGCTGGAGCACAAAGGACCCTACTTTGTCCCTCTCTATGAGCCTCTGCCTGATGATGTGCAATTTTATTATGATG GTAAACCCCTAAAACTGAGCCTTGCCACAGAGGAAATTGCCACTTTCTATGCAAAAATGCTTGATCACGAGTACACGACGAAAGAGGTCTTCCAAAACAACTTTTTTAATGACTGGAGGAAG GAGATGACACCTCAGGAACAGGAGATAATCAAGCAGTTGGACAAGTGTGACTTTAGGGAGATTCATAAGTACTTTGTGGACAAAAATGAGGCACGGAAAGCACTCtccaaagaggagaagcag aaactgaaggagGAGGCAGATAAGATCCAGGAGGAGTATGGATACTGTATCCTTGATGGGCACAGGGAGAAGATAGGCAACTTCAAAACTGAGCCTCCAGGGCTGTTCCGTGGACGTGGTGACCACCCCAAAATGGgcatgctgaagaagaggaTTATGCCAGAAGATGTGATCATCAACTGTAGCAA GGACTCTAAGATCCCTGAGCCACCAGTGGGGCATAAATGGAAGGAAGTGCGCTTTGACAACACAGTCACCTGGCTGGCCTCGTGGACTGAAAACATCCAGAACTCTTTAAAGTACATCATGCTGAACCCCAGTTCCAAGCTGAAG GGGGAAAAGGACTGGCAGAAGTTCGAGGTAGCTCGGAGACTAAAGGATGTTGTCCACAAAATCCGTGCTCAGTATCAGGCTGACTGGAAGTCCAAGGAGGTGAAGAAGCGACAGAGAGCAGTGGCTCTCTACTTCATTGATAAG CTGGCCCTGAGAGCTGGtaatgagaaagaagaagggGAGACTGCGGATACAGTTGGCTGCTGCTCTCTACGTGTGGAGCACATCAAGCTGCACTCTAAGCTGGATGGGCAGGAGCATGTGGTGGAGTTTGACTTCCTTGGGAAAGACTCTATCCGCTATTACAATAAAGTATCAGTGGAAAAGCCA GTGTTCAAGAACCTGCAGCTGTTCATGAAGAACAAAGACCCGGGTGATGACCTCTTTGATCGGCTCTCC ACTGCCGTCTTGAACAAACACCTTCAGAAGCTGATGAATGGTTTGACTGCCAAGGTGTTCAGGACCTACAATGCTTCTATCACCTTGCAGGAGCAGCTTAAGGCCCTCACTAACC CTGATGACAATGTTGCTGGGAAGCTTCTCTCCTACAACCGAGCAAACCGAGCTGTGGCCATCCTGTGCAACCATCAGAAGTCTACACCAAAAACTTTTGAGAAGTCAATGCAAAATCTGCAAACCAAG ATTGATGCCAAGAAGGAACAGCTAGAAAAGGCCCAGAAAGAgctggaagaagctgaagatgagtttaaagacaaaaaagatgCCAAAGCA
- the TOP1MT gene encoding DNA topoisomerase I, mitochondrial isoform X3, giving the protein MGVSKTKKTKDSSSRKQKSKLKKEQEMPRTTRVKEQPEERSCMGQTAVLKGKKKVKEKPLQENTISRSSLRHEVAQEKDLSSSWKNGIQEKEAAASVLEETDSILRQGSSMELKDSSRSKSKARREGPAVGQKLSKTEDKVRLLKSSRGDDGVAAFLSGEPGASGLAVKVTALREGVKKELDPHVPKQKEDAKNLKRKKETEKKKEEPKKQRENSLRKGESKRDTLEESLGSAMEGIREENGAGEHENCEVRQGKAKEGSSSTQERADEREKQKEGRGEKRKKVKTEGEEKQGRKKLKKEKKVEEKQKLARLGEELEVGDIGKEDEGGKGLKEEEVDEQGEDKACGQIQSMEIEEKEVGKGDVLEKKQKTKEKKPKEKEKGKKDKEKSKEEETPKKTQKRKSKDDGVENDPKKVKKEEKEKEKKEETENKWKWWEEEKTNDGVKWKQLEHKGPYFVPLYEPLPDDVQFYYDGKPLKLSLATEEIATFYAKMLDHEYTTKEVFQNNFFNDWRKEMTPQEQEIIKQLDKCDFREIHKYFVDKNEARKALSKEEKQKLKEEADKIQEEYGYCILDGHREKIGNFKTEPPGLFRGRGDHPKMGMLKKRIMPEDVIINCSKDSKIPEPPVGHKWKEVRFDNTVTWLASWTENIQNSLKYIMLNPSSKLKGEKDWQKFEVARRLKDVVHKIRAQYQADWKSKEVKKRQRAVALYFIDKLALRAGNEKEEGETADTVGCCSLRVEHIKLHSKLDGQEHVVEFDFLGKDSIRYYNKVSVEKPVFKNLQLFMKNKDPGDDLFDRLSTAVLNKHLQKLMNGLTAKVFRTYNASITLQEQLKALTNPDDNVAGKLLSYNRANRAVAILCNHQKSTPKTFEKSMQNLQTKIDAKKEQLEKAQKELEEAEDEFKDKKDAKAEANVQKKKKLLERLKEQLANLSVQATDKEENKQIALGTSKLNYLDPRISIAW; this is encoded by the exons ATGGGAGTCTCAAAGACCAAGAAGACAAAGGACAGCAGCAGTCG aaagcaaaagagcaAGTTGAAGAAGGAGCAGGAGATGCCGAGGACAACTCGGGTGAAGGAACAACCAGAAGAAAGATCATGCATGGGGCAG ACTGCTGtgctgaaagggaagaagaaagtcaAAGAGAAACCACTGCAGGAGAACACCATCAGTAG AAGCTCTCTAAGGCATGAGGTTGCACAAGAGAAAGATCTCAGCTCAAGCTGGAAGAATGGGATTCAAGAGAAGGAGGCAGCTGCATCCGTATTG GAGGAAACTGATTCTATTCTCCGTCAAGGGTCATCAATGGAACTGAAGGACTCCTCTAG GTCAAAGAGTAAAGCCCGGAGAGAGGGACCTGCAGTGGGACAGAAACTCTCAAAGACAGAGGACAAAGTTAGG ctcctcaagTCCAGTAGAGGTGATGATGGCGTGGCTGCATTCCTCTCTGGAGAGCCTGGGGCTTCAGGGTTGGCTGTGAAGGTCACTGCATTGAGGGAGGGTGTGAAGAAGGAGCTAGATCCCCATGTCCCAAAGCAGAAAGAGGATGccaaaaatctgaaaagaaaaaaagaaacagagaagaagaaggaagagccGAAGAAGCAGAGGGAGAATTCgttgagaaaaggagagagcaaAAGGGATACGTTAGAGGAAAGCCTTGGGAGCGCGATGGAGGGCATCAGGGAGGAAAATGGTGCTGGTGAGCATGAGAATTGTGAAGTCAGACAGGGTAAAGCTaaggaagggagcagcagcacacaggaaaGAGCTGAtgagagggaaaagcagaaggaggggagaggggagaagcGCAAGAAGGTTAAAACggagggagaggagaagcaggggaggaagaaactcaagaaggagaaaaaggtggAAGAGAAGCAAAAGCTGGCAAGGTTGGGTGAGGAATTAGAAGTGGGAGATAtaggaaaggaagatgaaggtGGAAAAGGActgaaggaggaggaggtggatgaACAAGGAGAAGATAAAGCATGTGGGCAGATTCAGAGCATGGAGATTGAGGAAAAGGAAGTGGGGAAAGGAGATGTGttggagaaaaagcagaaaaccaaggagaaaaagccaaaagagaaagagaaggggaagaaagataaagagaagagcaaagaggaaGAGACCCCAAAGAAAacccagaaaagaaaatccaaggATGATGGTGTGGAGAATGACCCTAAAAAGgttaaaaaggaggaaaaagagaaagaaaagaaagaagaaacagaaaacaagtggAAATG GTGGGAAGAGGAGAAGACAAATGATGGGGTGAAGTGGAAACAGCTGGAGCACAAAGGACCCTACTTTGTCCCTCTCTATGAGCCTCTGCCTGATGATGTGCAATTTTATTATGATG GTAAACCCCTAAAACTGAGCCTTGCCACAGAGGAAATTGCCACTTTCTATGCAAAAATGCTTGATCACGAGTACACGACGAAAGAGGTCTTCCAAAACAACTTTTTTAATGACTGGAGGAAG GAGATGACACCTCAGGAACAGGAGATAATCAAGCAGTTGGACAAGTGTGACTTTAGGGAGATTCATAAGTACTTTGTGGACAAAAATGAGGCACGGAAAGCACTCtccaaagaggagaagcag aaactgaaggagGAGGCAGATAAGATCCAGGAGGAGTATGGATACTGTATCCTTGATGGGCACAGGGAGAAGATAGGCAACTTCAAAACTGAGCCTCCAGGGCTGTTCCGTGGACGTGGTGACCACCCCAAAATGGgcatgctgaagaagaggaTTATGCCAGAAGATGTGATCATCAACTGTAGCAA GGACTCTAAGATCCCTGAGCCACCAGTGGGGCATAAATGGAAGGAAGTGCGCTTTGACAACACAGTCACCTGGCTGGCCTCGTGGACTGAAAACATCCAGAACTCTTTAAAGTACATCATGCTGAACCCCAGTTCCAAGCTGAAG GGGGAAAAGGACTGGCAGAAGTTCGAGGTAGCTCGGAGACTAAAGGATGTTGTCCACAAAATCCGTGCTCAGTATCAGGCTGACTGGAAGTCCAAGGAGGTGAAGAAGCGACAGAGAGCAGTGGCTCTCTACTTCATTGATAAG CTGGCCCTGAGAGCTGGtaatgagaaagaagaagggGAGACTGCGGATACAGTTGGCTGCTGCTCTCTACGTGTGGAGCACATCAAGCTGCACTCTAAGCTGGATGGGCAGGAGCATGTGGTGGAGTTTGACTTCCTTGGGAAAGACTCTATCCGCTATTACAATAAAGTATCAGTGGAAAAGCCA GTGTTCAAGAACCTGCAGCTGTTCATGAAGAACAAAGACCCGGGTGATGACCTCTTTGATCGGCTCTCC ACTGCCGTCTTGAACAAACACCTTCAGAAGCTGATGAATGGTTTGACTGCCAAGGTGTTCAGGACCTACAATGCTTCTATCACCTTGCAGGAGCAGCTTAAGGCCCTCACTAACC CTGATGACAATGTTGCTGGGAAGCTTCTCTCCTACAACCGAGCAAACCGAGCTGTGGCCATCCTGTGCAACCATCAGAAGTCTACACCAAAAACTTTTGAGAAGTCAATGCAAAATCTGCAAACCAAG ATTGATGCCAAGAAGGAACAGCTAGAAAAGGCCCAGAAAGAgctggaagaagctgaagatgagtttaaagacaaaaaagatgCCAAAGCA
- the TOP1MT gene encoding DNA topoisomerase I, mitochondrial isoform X1, giving the protein MGVSKTKKTKDSSSRKQKSKLKKEQEMPRTTRVKEQPEERSCMGQTAVLKGKKKVKEKPLQENTISRSSLRHEVAQEKDLSSSWKNGIQEKEAAASVLEETDSILRQGSSMELKDSSRSKSKARREGPAVGQKLSKTEDKVRLLKSSRGDDGVAAFLSGEPGASGLAVKVTALREGVKKELDPHVPKQKEDAKNLKRKKETEKKKEEPKKQRENSLRKGESKRDTLEESLGSAMEGIREENGAGEHENCEVRQGKAKEGSSSTQERADEREKQKEGRGEKRKKVKTEGEEKQGRKKLKKEKKVEEKQKLARLGEELEVGDIGKEDEGGKGLKEEEVDEQGEDKACGQIQSMEIEEKEVGKGDVLEKKQKTKEKKPKEKEKGKKDKEKSKEEETPKKTQKRKSKDDGVENDPKKVKKEEKEKEKKEETENKWKWWEEEKTNDGVKWKQLEHKGPYFVPLYEPLPDDVQFYYDGKPLKLSLATEEIATFYAKMLDHEYTTKEVFQNNFFNDWRKEMTPQEQEIIKQLDKCDFREIHKYFVDKNEARKALSKEEKQKLKEEADKIQEEYGYCILDGHREKIGNFKTEPPGLFRGRGDHPKMGMLKKRIMPEDVIINCSKDSKIPEPPVGHKWKEVRFDNTVTWLASWTENIQNSLKYIMLNPSSKLKGEKDWQKFEVARRLKDVVHKIRAQYQADWKSKEVKKRQRAVALYFIDKLALRAGNEKEEGETADTVGCCSLRVEHIKLHSKLDGQEHVVEFDFLGKDSIRYYNKVSVEKPVFKNLQLFMKNKDPGDDLFDRLSTAVLNKHLQKLMNGLTAKVFRTYNASITLQEQLKALTNPDDNVAGKLLSYNRANRAVAILCNHQKSTPKTFEKSMQNLQTKIDAKKEQLEKAQKELEEAEDEFKDKKDAKAEANVQKKKKLLERLKEQLANLSVQATDKEENKQIALGTSKLNYLDPRISIAWCKKFGVPIEKIFNKTQREKFAWAIDMTDEDFEF; this is encoded by the exons ATGGGAGTCTCAAAGACCAAGAAGACAAAGGACAGCAGCAGTCG aaagcaaaagagcaAGTTGAAGAAGGAGCAGGAGATGCCGAGGACAACTCGGGTGAAGGAACAACCAGAAGAAAGATCATGCATGGGGCAG ACTGCTGtgctgaaagggaagaagaaagtcaAAGAGAAACCACTGCAGGAGAACACCATCAGTAG AAGCTCTCTAAGGCATGAGGTTGCACAAGAGAAAGATCTCAGCTCAAGCTGGAAGAATGGGATTCAAGAGAAGGAGGCAGCTGCATCCGTATTG GAGGAAACTGATTCTATTCTCCGTCAAGGGTCATCAATGGAACTGAAGGACTCCTCTAG GTCAAAGAGTAAAGCCCGGAGAGAGGGACCTGCAGTGGGACAGAAACTCTCAAAGACAGAGGACAAAGTTAGG ctcctcaagTCCAGTAGAGGTGATGATGGCGTGGCTGCATTCCTCTCTGGAGAGCCTGGGGCTTCAGGGTTGGCTGTGAAGGTCACTGCATTGAGGGAGGGTGTGAAGAAGGAGCTAGATCCCCATGTCCCAAAGCAGAAAGAGGATGccaaaaatctgaaaagaaaaaaagaaacagagaagaagaaggaagagccGAAGAAGCAGAGGGAGAATTCgttgagaaaaggagagagcaaAAGGGATACGTTAGAGGAAAGCCTTGGGAGCGCGATGGAGGGCATCAGGGAGGAAAATGGTGCTGGTGAGCATGAGAATTGTGAAGTCAGACAGGGTAAAGCTaaggaagggagcagcagcacacaggaaaGAGCTGAtgagagggaaaagcagaaggaggggagaggggagaagcGCAAGAAGGTTAAAACggagggagaggagaagcaggggaggaagaaactcaagaaggagaaaaaggtggAAGAGAAGCAAAAGCTGGCAAGGTTGGGTGAGGAATTAGAAGTGGGAGATAtaggaaaggaagatgaaggtGGAAAAGGActgaaggaggaggaggtggatgaACAAGGAGAAGATAAAGCATGTGGGCAGATTCAGAGCATGGAGATTGAGGAAAAGGAAGTGGGGAAAGGAGATGTGttggagaaaaagcagaaaaccaaggagaaaaagccaaaagagaaagagaaggggaagaaagataaagagaagagcaaagaggaaGAGACCCCAAAGAAAacccagaaaagaaaatccaaggATGATGGTGTGGAGAATGACCCTAAAAAGgttaaaaaggaggaaaaagagaaagaaaagaaagaagaaacagaaaacaagtggAAATG GTGGGAAGAGGAGAAGACAAATGATGGGGTGAAGTGGAAACAGCTGGAGCACAAAGGACCCTACTTTGTCCCTCTCTATGAGCCTCTGCCTGATGATGTGCAATTTTATTATGATG GTAAACCCCTAAAACTGAGCCTTGCCACAGAGGAAATTGCCACTTTCTATGCAAAAATGCTTGATCACGAGTACACGACGAAAGAGGTCTTCCAAAACAACTTTTTTAATGACTGGAGGAAG GAGATGACACCTCAGGAACAGGAGATAATCAAGCAGTTGGACAAGTGTGACTTTAGGGAGATTCATAAGTACTTTGTGGACAAAAATGAGGCACGGAAAGCACTCtccaaagaggagaagcag aaactgaaggagGAGGCAGATAAGATCCAGGAGGAGTATGGATACTGTATCCTTGATGGGCACAGGGAGAAGATAGGCAACTTCAAAACTGAGCCTCCAGGGCTGTTCCGTGGACGTGGTGACCACCCCAAAATGGgcatgctgaagaagaggaTTATGCCAGAAGATGTGATCATCAACTGTAGCAA GGACTCTAAGATCCCTGAGCCACCAGTGGGGCATAAATGGAAGGAAGTGCGCTTTGACAACACAGTCACCTGGCTGGCCTCGTGGACTGAAAACATCCAGAACTCTTTAAAGTACATCATGCTGAACCCCAGTTCCAAGCTGAAG GGGGAAAAGGACTGGCAGAAGTTCGAGGTAGCTCGGAGACTAAAGGATGTTGTCCACAAAATCCGTGCTCAGTATCAGGCTGACTGGAAGTCCAAGGAGGTGAAGAAGCGACAGAGAGCAGTGGCTCTCTACTTCATTGATAAG CTGGCCCTGAGAGCTGGtaatgagaaagaagaagggGAGACTGCGGATACAGTTGGCTGCTGCTCTCTACGTGTGGAGCACATCAAGCTGCACTCTAAGCTGGATGGGCAGGAGCATGTGGTGGAGTTTGACTTCCTTGGGAAAGACTCTATCCGCTATTACAATAAAGTATCAGTGGAAAAGCCA GTGTTCAAGAACCTGCAGCTGTTCATGAAGAACAAAGACCCGGGTGATGACCTCTTTGATCGGCTCTCC ACTGCCGTCTTGAACAAACACCTTCAGAAGCTGATGAATGGTTTGACTGCCAAGGTGTTCAGGACCTACAATGCTTCTATCACCTTGCAGGAGCAGCTTAAGGCCCTCACTAACC CTGATGACAATGTTGCTGGGAAGCTTCTCTCCTACAACCGAGCAAACCGAGCTGTGGCCATCCTGTGCAACCATCAGAAGTCTACACCAAAAACTTTTGAGAAGTCAATGCAAAATCTGCAAACCAAG ATTGATGCCAAGAAGGAACAGCTAGAAAAGGCCCAGAAAGAgctggaagaagctgaagatgagtttaaagacaaaaaagatgCCAAAGCA